One Bombus fervidus isolate BK054 chromosome 5, iyBomFerv1, whole genome shotgun sequence DNA window includes the following coding sequences:
- the LOC139987093 gene encoding uncharacterized protein: MLSWSFVWVAIIFAKYVIASIEGSPGGWQGISAGSDYGSGHGLELGGLSNYGSYGGGGLEHGLHGGQVHYAEAVPVSEHVEITRPVPVPVVKNVGVPVAQPVAIGVPHPVAVGVPQPYPVHVPVAKPVAIPVVKTVAVPVEKKVPFPVEKVIPVPVEKHVPVPVEKHIPVPVEKPYPIHVPVYKHVFHRVKSHGHGWSH; this comes from the exons GTATGGGTGGCAATTATATTCGCGAAATACGTAATAGCTAGCATCGAAGGTAGTCCCGGAGGTTGGCAGGG AATATCAGCAGGCAGCGATTATGGATCAGGACACGGCTTAGAATTAGGCGGCCTGTCCAATTATGGCTCCTATGGCGGTGGTGGACTGGAACATGGATTGCACGGAGGACAAGTTCATTACGCTGAAGCTGTACCGGTAAGCGAGCACGTGGAAATTACCAGGCCCGTGCCAGTACCTGTCGTCAAAAACGTTG GAGTACCGGTTGCTCAACCAGTGGCCATAGGAGTTCCACATCCAGTCGCGGTAGGAGTACCACAGCCCTATCCAGTTCACGTACCGGTTGCAAAGCCAGTTGCAATTCCCGTGGTAAAGACCGTGGCCGTTCCAGTCGAGAAGAAGGTTCCATTTCCCGTGGAAAAGGTGATACCGGTCCCAGTGGAGAAACACGTGCCTGTACCGGTGGAGAAACACATACCAGTGCCGGTGGAAAAACCGTACCCCATTCACGTGCCGGTTTACAAACACGTATTCCACAGGGTGAAGTCTCATGGTCACGGATGGAGTCATTAG